One Raphanus sativus cultivar WK10039 unplaced genomic scaffold, ASM80110v3 Scaffold3967, whole genome shotgun sequence DNA window includes the following coding sequences:
- the LOC130507065 gene encoding uncharacterized protein LOC130507065 produces MGIDYSYSQPSQSATFGGDASDSDSNEIEALIQEDQAHLEYEHSQAFVYPLQPEVEFGFPQTCYCGSQPQLATSYSRTDSRRRFYTCSNKDDGECHVYKWWDEAVMEEMRARDRHTLQLAEKVDSMNFYADFETEQKLLRLENMVCELAKYKSKCSFDYFVAVMVMNIENLLVEVTDEMRAFWGKMGVHFDRGPSIEELTTACQMCETWSRNDRLRLGYLAIYAGFIQAPRSSSPTCASLARLVMDLEAFKAYSWGRVASKFLMDSVKGLDLAKPSYAMEGFVQVLQVWVYWCLPEFAAGFGDPIEGNPTPPLLAYSGNRGKRYLKENIVKQTRVNNFALKDLSEMFPLWDGDREDQKADNIVEIHPMKTDAGQMEQSKVALSPSPTESEGVSSKKARQSHGLDVETMKAEIAQWLTGLTSTMVKELSTMNNTLKTQSNRLEGLTAKMGHLEKIVQEGWKEDHKKDGSSADVSNGDKDKEDIGEESRAEEAPPKPARMTTRAKAKDTVSENGNGDISVVVVDKDQTGIDFGSVKKLKQVKKVRAACIVARARSDRQRRLAATQQSPFAGNSTAKVIIPNQPYRGLGYNPFAGVDKPKLSVFIDWLQLDPKWRQRVKGSSSFWFYTLLTPTKWLNDTHMDAGINLLRLRYTKHPEWFRSDRVCFLDATFSQIWTSGYSEFLANPDESGRLLPSGALNYYTGEEPAYCRSDKIWAQEIDDIYTPLFVKGNHWVACWISIPRRHIVIWDSDVCYAKDEEIAEHVKPFAHMVPYMLHMMSCGEERELYTGYFTHERVSASEVPQNYQSGDCGVYCLKYIECHALGVAFSPHDLCDKKINDINGNQESVGE; encoded by the exons ATGGGTATTGATTACAGCTATAGCCAACCTTCACAGTCTGCAACGTTTGGTGGTGATGCCTCGGACAGTGACTCCAACGAAATAGAAGCTCTGATTCAGGAAGACCAAGCTCATTTAGAGTACGAGCACAGTCAGGCGTTTGTGTACCCTCTGCAGCCTGAAGTTGAATTCGGTTTTCCTCAGACTTGCTATTGTGGGAGCCAACCTCAGCTAGCTACGTCTTATAGTAGAACCGATTCAAGGCGCAGGTTCTACACATGTAGTAATAAAGATGATGGAGAGTGTCATGTTTATAAGTGGTGGGATGAGGCTGTAATGGAGGAGATGAGAGCCAGGGATAGACACACCCTTCAATTAGCCGAGAAGGTTGATTCTATGAACTTTTATGCTGACTTTGAAACTGAGCAGAAACTTCTTAGACTAGAGAACATGGTCTGTGAGTTGGCTAAGTATAAATCAAAGTGTAGCTTTGATTACTTTGTTGCGGTTATGGTTATG AATATCGAGAATCTGCTGGTTGAGGTAACAGATGAGATGAGAGCATTTTGGGGGAAGATGGGAGTGCATTTCGACCGGGGGCCAAGTATTGAGGAATTAACCACAGCGTGTCAGATGTGTGAAACATGGTCTCGAAATGATCGGCTGCGTTTAGGGTATCTAGCCATCTACGCTGGCTTTATCCAAGCACCAAGAAGCTCGTCACCTACATGTGCTAGCCTGGCTAGGTTGGTGATGGATCTAGAAGCTTTTAAAGCTTATTCGTGGGGAAGGGTAGCGTCTAAATTCTTGATGGATTCGGTGAAGGGTTTAGACTTGGCCAAGCCTTCCTATGCTATGGAAGGCTTTGTTCAGGTGCTTCAAGTCTGGGTCTATTGGTGTCTCCCTGAATTCGCAGCAGGGTTTGGTGACCCTATAGAAGGTAATCCGACCCCACCTTTACTTGCCTACTCTGGTAATAGAGGCAAGAGATATCTGAAGGAAAATATTGTTAAACAG ACCAGGGTTAACAACTTTGCTTTGAAGGACCTCTCTGAAATGTTTCCTCTCTGGGATGGTGATCGGGAAGACCAAAAGGCTGATAACATA GTGGAGATCCATCCGATGAAGACAGACGCTGGTCAGATGGAGCAAAGCAAGGTGGCATTGTCCCCTTCACCCACTGAGTCTGAGGGAGTATCAAGCAAAAAGGCTCGTCAGTCCCATGGCCTGGATGTGGAGACCATGAAAGCAGAAATAGCTCAGTGGCTTACTGGCCTGACTTCTACCATGGTTAAGGAGCTGAGCACTATGAACAACACTTTGAAGACACAATCCAACAGGCTTGAGGGCCTTACTGCGAAGATGGGACATCTTGAAAAGATTGTGCAAGAAGGTTGGAAGGAAGACCACAAAAAGGATGGTTCATCTGCTGATGTATCTAATGGAGACAAAGATAAGGAGGACATCGGTGAAGAAAGCAGAGCTGAGGAAGCACCTCCTAAACCCGCCAGAATGACAACAAGAGCCAAAGCCAAAGACACTGTG AGTGAGAATGGGAATGGAGACATAAGTGTTGTTGTAGTAGACAAAGATCAAACAGGCATTGATTTTGGTTCTGTGAAAAAACTGAAACAAGTTAAAAAAGTGAGAGCTGCTTGCATTGTGGCCCGTGCTAGGAGTGATAGGCAACGTAGGCTTGCTGCAACTCAGCAATCTCCTTTTGCTGGAAACAGCACGGCAAAGGTTATCATACCTAACCAGCCGTACCGAGGCCTGGGATATAACCCATTTGCTGGTGTTGATAAACCAAAGCTCTCTGTTTTTATCGATTGGCTGCAACTTGACCC AAAATGGCGACAGAGGGTGAAAGGTTCTTCAAGTTTTTGGTTCTACACACTATTAACTCCTACAAAATGGTTGAATGACACG CACATGGATGCTGGAATTAATCTCTTAAGACTTCGATACACAAAGCACCCAGAATGGTTTAGGTCAGACAGAGTTTGCTTCCTGGATGCTACGTTTTCTCAAATTTGGACATCAGGTTACTCAGAGTTTCTTGCCAATCCTGACGAGTCCGGTAGACTACTCCCTTCTGGGGCCTTAAACTACTACACTGGCGAGGAACCAGCATATTGCAGATCAGATAAGATATGGGCGCAGGAGATTGATGATATATATACTCCATTATTTGTCAAGGGTAATCATTGGGTAGCTTGCTGGATATCAATTCCGAGGAGACACATAGTAATTTGGGATAGTGATGTTTGTTACGCTAAGGATGAAGAGATTGCCGAGCATGTTAAGCCTTTTGCACATATGGTGCCGTACATGCTGCATATGATGTCTTGCGGTGAAGAGAGGGAGTTGTACACAGGTTATTTCACACATGAGCGGGTCTCAGCATCTGAGGTACCACAAAACTACCAGAGTGGGGACTGTGGAGTGTATTGCTTGAAGTATATAGAATGTCATGCACTTGGCGTGGCATTCTCACCTCATGACCTGTGTGATAAGAAAATCAACGACATCAACGGCAATCAGGAGTCAGTTGGCGAGTGA